The DNA segment CGTCGTCGCTCACCATGTCCGGCCCGTAGTAGGTGGCGTTCAGGTCGCCGTAGACCTCCGACAGCCGCTCGGCCGTGGGCGGCTGGCCGCCCTCGGCTTCGGCGTGGATCTTCCGCTCGAACTCGGCGAACATCGCCTGGCGAAAGAGGGTGGTGCGGAAGTTGTCGAGCTGGTGGTTGAGCACGTAGAGCTTCCGAGCGCGATCGTTCCACCGCTGGAGCAGATGGTGGGCCAGGAGCGCCTCGTTCACCGTGGAGGCCACCTCGGCCACGAAGATGGTGTACTGGGAGTACACGTAGGGCTGCGTGCGGTCGCTGAAGTAGGTGTGCATCGCGTGGCCCATCTCGTGAACCAGGGTGAAGAGGTTGTCGAGGGTGTCCTGGTAGTTGAGGAGGACGTAGGGGTGCACCCCGTAGACGCCGGAGGAGTACGCGCCGCTGCGCTTACCCCGGTTCTCGTAGACGTCCACCCAGCGAGAGTGCAGGCCGTGCCGCAGCACCCGGACGTACTCCTCGCCCAGGGGCGCCAGCGCCTCGGCCGCCAGCTCCACCGCCTCCGGGTAGGGGATTCGCACCCTCACCTCGGGGACGATGGTGGCGTACACGTCGTACATGTGGTGCTCGTCCAGCCTCAGGGCCCGCTTGCGGAGGCCGATGTAGCGATGGAGGGTGGGTAGGCCCTCGTGGACTGCCTCCAGGAGGTTGGTGTAGAGGTCCACCGGCACGTTGTCGGGGAAGAGGGCGGCCTCCAGGGCGCTCCCGAACTTCCGGGCCCGGGCGAAGAAGATGTTCCGGCGGATCTGGCCGGTCAACGTGGCGGCCAGGGTGTTGAGCAGCTTCCGGTACGAGGCGTAGAGGCCCTGGAAGGTCTCGCGTCGCACCCGGCGGTCCCGGCTCTCCAGGAGCCTGCCGTAGCGGGCGTGGGTGATCTCCAGCTCCCGGCCGTCCTCGTCCTTCACGGTGGGGAAGCGGATGTCGGCTTCGTTGATCATCTGGAAGATCTGGCCGGGGGCGTGGCCTACCTCACCTGCCATGGCCAGGAGGTGCTCCTCGGGCTCCGAGAGGGTGTGCGGCCGCTTCCGCTGGATCTCGTCCAATGCGTGGCGGTAGAGGTCCAGGCCGCGCGTCTCCCGCAGGAACGCCTCCAGGCGGTCGGGGGGAATGGCCAGGATCTCGGGGGTGGCATAGGACAGGGCGCTGTCCAGCCGCACCATCAGGTTGAGGGCCCTGGCCTGCATGGCCTGGTGGCCCGGGTGGGCGGTGTCCTCGTCGAGGCGCATGTGGGCGTAGGCGTAGAGGGCGTCGGCCTTCTGGCCCGCCTGCTCGCTTTGCTGCATGAAGTCCAGCAAGACGGCGCCCGACGCGCCCAGCTTCCCCTGGAAGGCCTGGAGGCGGGTGATCACCTCCTCCAGCTCCCGAAACGCCCGCTCCCAGGCGTCCTGGTCGGCGAAGATGTCCTCCAGGCGCCAGCGGTGCTCCTCCGGGACGCTCGCCCGTTCCGGCACCTCCAGCGTTGGCGCGGTGGCGGCTTCATCATTCGCCGGGCCGTACCCCGGCAGCTCCATCCGCATGCGGCTCCACTCCCGTTCGAAGGTTTCAACGGGTCCCTGTCGCCTTGGGGGCCGGGAAGCCGTCTTTGTCCGTACCGCACGTCTGCCGGTTGCCGTGGCCCGTGGCTCGAATGAGCCGAGGTCTCACGCCGCGTGCCTGCAGATCCTCAGGCGTGCTCGCACCGACACGGCCCGCATCCAGCCTCATGACCCCATCCCGAACCTTACTATTCTCAACCTGGGAGCCGATCCCTCCAGTTCCCGGTGAAAGGCCACGGGGCGGGTGTTCCGGCAGGGAGGCCGTCCACGAGAGGAGATGAACGTGAAAGGGGCGAAGGTTCTGGCACGTCCCGGGGCGACGCAGGCCTCCGGGCCGGGGAGGGATCGCGTGTGGGAGAGAGTGCCGCCAGGGTCCTTCCGAGCGGGTGGCTGCCCGGCCAAGGTCAAGCCCTGGCGGGCGTTCGGGTGGTGGAGGTGGCCCCCAACCTTCCGGGACCCCTGGCGGGGGCCGTCCTGGCCGCGGACGGCGCCGAGGTGGTCCGGTTCGAGCCGCCCGAGGGAGACGCCCTGGCACGGGTGGCTCCTGCCTATTACCGGGTGATCCACCAGGCGAAACGGATCCTTCGCCTGGACCTGAAGGAGCCCGACGGGCAGCGGTCGCTCCAGCGCGAGCTGAGCCGGGTGGACGTCCTCCTCACCTCCCTCCGCCCCTCGACGCTGGCCCGCCTGGGCCTGGCTTCCGAGGAGGTGCGGGCACGCCACCCCGGCCTGGTGCAGGTGGCGATCGTTGGCTATCCCGAGCCCGACCAGGAGCGTTCCGGCCACGACCTCACCTACCAGGCCGCCGCGGGCACCCTGGAGGCCGGTGGGGAGCCTTCCCAGCCGAGGGTCCTGGTGGCCGACTACGGCGGCGCGCTGGCGGCGGTGGCCGCCTGCTACCGGCTGCTCCTGGCCCGCGAGCGGTCCGGGCGGGGAGGCTACCAGGAGATCGCCCTGAGCCAGGCGGGGGCCTTCTTCGCCCAGGCCCTGGCGGCGGGGCTCACTGCCCCCGGCGGGGTGCTGGGGGGCGGGATCGCCGCCTACCACCTCTACCCATGCCAGGACGGCTGGATCGCCCTGGCCGCGTTGGAGCGCCGGAGCTGGGGCCGGTTCTGCCTGGCCGAGGGCCTGGAGGAGCTGGAGCCCCTGGGCCACCGGCCTGTGGCCCAAGTGCCGCACGTTCGCGAGCGGCTGGCCGAGCGCTTCAGGGCCCGGACGGCAGCCGAGTGGGCCGAGCGGGCCGCCCGCCTCGACCTGCCGCTGGAGCCCGTGGCCCCTCGACCCGGCGGGCCCGCCTCCACCTTCGCGTAGGAGCCGTCAGAACGCCCGCGACTGGCCGCCGTCCACGGTGAGGCAGGCCCCCCGCACCCAGCTTGCCCGAGGTGAGACCAGGAACGCGGCCGCCCAGGCCACCTCTTCGGGCCTGCCGAACCGGCCTGACGGGATCTCCTGCTCCACGAAGCGAGCGATCCCTTCGGGGTCCGCCTGTTGCCGCCGGTCCCAGGAGCCGCCGGGGAAGAGGATGCTGCCGGGGGCGAGGCAGTTCACCCGGATCCCCCGGGGCGCGAGCTCCCGCGCCAGGGCCTTGGCCAGGCTGATCTCCGCGGCCTTGGCGGCGTTGTAGGCGAGCCGGCCGCCCGCCTCCCGCCCCCAGATGGAGGCGATGAAGAGCATGCTCCCGCCGCCCTGGGCCTCCATGGCCGGAGCGGCCATCCGGGCGAGGCGCAGGTTGGCGGTGGCGTTCAGGGCGAAGGAGCCTTGGAGGGCGTCGACCTCGTCGCTGGCGGGGGGCGTGCCGCCGGCGTTGAGC comes from the Limnochorda pilosa genome and includes:
- the pepF gene encoding oligoendopeptidase F — encoded protein: MRMELPGYGPANDEAATAPTLEVPERASVPEEHRWRLEDIFADQDAWERAFRELEEVITRLQAFQGKLGASGAVLLDFMQQSEQAGQKADALYAYAHMRLDEDTAHPGHQAMQARALNLMVRLDSALSYATPEILAIPPDRLEAFLRETRGLDLYRHALDEIQRKRPHTLSEPEEHLLAMAGEVGHAPGQIFQMINEADIRFPTVKDEDGRELEITHARYGRLLESRDRRVRRETFQGLYASYRKLLNTLAATLTGQIRRNIFFARARKFGSALEAALFPDNVPVDLYTNLLEAVHEGLPTLHRYIGLRKRALRLDEHHMYDVYATIVPEVRVRIPYPEAVELAAEALAPLGEEYVRVLRHGLHSRWVDVYENRGKRSGAYSSGVYGVHPYVLLNYQDTLDNLFTLVHEMGHAMHTYFSDRTQPYVYSQYTIFVAEVASTVNEALLAHHLLQRWNDRARKLYVLNHQLDNFRTTLFRQAMFAEFERKIHAEAEGGQPPTAERLSEVYGDLNATYYGPDMVSDDEIRIEWSRIPHFYMNFYVYKYATGFSAAQALTRRILEEGRPAVDDYLAFLSGGSSDYPLVLLRRAGVDMASPEPVRQAIRSFGELVEQMERLLQV
- a CDS encoding CoA transferase is translated as MGESAARVLPSGWLPGQGQALAGVRVVEVAPNLPGPLAGAVLAADGAEVVRFEPPEGDALARVAPAYYRVIHQAKRILRLDLKEPDGQRSLQRELSRVDVLLTSLRPSTLARLGLASEEVRARHPGLVQVAIVGYPEPDQERSGHDLTYQAAAGTLEAGGEPSQPRVLVADYGGALAAVAACYRLLLARERSGRGGYQEIALSQAGAFFAQALAAGLTAPGGVLGGGIAAYHLYPCQDGWIALAALERRSWGRFCLAEGLEELEPLGHRPVAQVPHVRERLAERFRARTAAEWAERAARLDLPLEPVAPRPGGPASTFA
- a CDS encoding SDR family NAD(P)-dependent oxidoreductase, with translation MDLDLKGKVVMVTGASRGLGLAIARALAEEGARLAIGARGAEALEHAAEELRGLGAEVFARPVDITDGSQARAFYAEACEALGAPQVLVLNAGGTPPASDEVDALQGSFALNATANLRLARMAAPAMEAQGGGSMLFIASIWGREAGGRLAYNAAKAAEISLAKALARELAPRGIRVNCLAPGSILFPGGSWDRRQQADPEGIARFVEQEIPSGRFGRPEEVAWAAAFLVSPRASWVRGACLTVDGGQSRAF